Proteins encoded in a region of the Ziziphus jujuba cultivar Dongzao chromosome 3, ASM3175591v1 genome:
- the LOC107421959 gene encoding GEM-like protein 7, with the protein MKASVKGQVIGIPISSVAFPFEKLAKRLLPDPSGQYKNQYDPPTLKPPPPPPSVLKRMNKLGKKADSFAHGVKEHVKLGPKISETVKGKLSLGARILQVGGVEKIFKQLFSVGEEEKLLKASQCYLSTTAGPIAGLLFISTEKIAFCSEKSIKFSSPTGKFIRIRYKVAIPLSKIKRVNQSENVKKPSQKYMEIVTVDNFDFWFMGFVNYNKAFKYLQQALSQV; encoded by the exons ATGAAAGCTTCAGTTAAGGGACAAGTTATTGGAATTCCAATCAGCTCAGTTGCATTCCCATTTGAGAAGTTAGCCAAGAGACTCTTGCCTGATCCTTCTGGACAATACAAAAATCAATATGATCCTCCAACGTTGAA accaccacccccccccccctcagTGCTAAAAAGAATGAACAAGCTTGGAAAAAAAGCTGACAGCTTTGCTCATGGAGTCAAAGAGCATG TGAAACTTGGGCCTAAGATCAGTGAAACTGTGAAGGGAAAGCTGAGCTTGGGGGCTAGGATTCTTCAAGTAGGTGGAGTGGAAAAAATCTTCAAGCAATTGTTTAGTGTTGGAGAGGAAGAGAAATTGTTGAAGGCTTCCCAGTGCTATTTATCAACCACAGCTGGTCCTATTGCCGGCCTCCTCTTCATCTCCACTGAAAAGATTGCATTTTGCAGtgaaaaatccatcaaattttCGTCTCCCACTGGAAAATTTATTAGAATCCGTTACAAG GTGGCGATTCCTTTAAGTAAGATAAAGAGAGTAAACCAAAGTGAGAATGTGAAGAAACCATCACAAAAGTACATGGAAATAGTTACTGTGgacaattttgatttttggtttATGGGTTTTGTAAATTACAATAAAGCTTTCAAGTATCTTCAACAAGCACTCTCTCAAGTTTAG